In Drosophila yakuba strain Tai18E2 chromosome X, Prin_Dyak_Tai18E2_2.1, whole genome shotgun sequence, a single genomic region encodes these proteins:
- the LOC6524450 gene encoding polyhomeotic-proximal chromatin protein yields MNKNIDMNLSMNMKHAQRIRSRPNSGDAESESGTRIRTPPPSPEPTTCVKGNSNTRVDPQRPLRCLETLAQKAGISFDEDFTKSPSQSPSSKAARGSAGTPSIRRRHPLLPLSCRSPSTPNSKTTGRKLEKSQSPAQQVAAATNVPLQISPEQLQQLYANNPYAIQVKQEFPTHTTGNSGTELKHATNIMEVQQQLQLQQQLSEASGGGAASAGAGGAASPANSQQSQQQQHSTAISTMSPMQLAAATGGVGGDWTQGRTVQLMQPSTSFLYPQMIVSGNLLHPGGLGQQPIQVITAGKPFQGNGPQMLTTTTQNAKQMIGGQAGFAGGNYATCIPSNHNQSPQTVLISPVNVISHSPQQQQNLLQSMAAAAQQQQLTQQQQQQLNQQQQQLNQQQQQQQLTAALAKVGVDAQGKLAQKVVQKVTTTSSTVQAATGPGSTGSTQTQQVQQVQQQQQQTTQTTQQCVQVSQSTLPVGVGAQSVQTAQLLNAGQAQQMQIPWFWQNATGLQPFGSNQIILRNQPDGTQGMFIQQQPATQTLQTQQNQIIQCNVTQTPTKARTQLDALAPKQQQQQVGTTNQTQQQQLAVATAQLQQQQQQLTAAALQRPGAPIMPHNGTQVRPASSVSTQTAQNQSLLKAKMRNKQQPVRPALSTLKTEIGQVAGQNKVVGHLATVQQQQQATNLQQVVNAAGNKMVVMSTTGTPITLQNGQTLHAATTAGVDKQQQLQLIEKQQLQLIQKQQILQQQMLQQQIAAIQMQHQQAQQQQQQQVTQQQQVNAQQQQAVAQQQQAVAQAQQQQREQQQQGVQAQAQHQQALANATQQILQVAPNQFITSHQQQQQQQLHNQLIQQQLQQQAQAQVQAQVQAQAQQQQQQREQQQNIIQQIVVQQSTGATAQQQQQQTQQQSGQLQLSSVPFSVSSSMSADDIAGITSSALQEALTASGAIFQTTKPGTCSSSSLPTSSVVTITSQSTTPLVTSSTVASMQQAQAQGTQIHQHQQLISATIAGGNQQQQQQLGLPSLTPTTPSPTTNPILAMTSMMNATVGHLSTAPPVSVSSTAVTPSTGQLVTLSSASSGAGGGFPSTPTKDTPLKGPTATLVPISSPKTPVSGKDTCTTPKSSTTVSASVEASSSTSEALSNGEASDRSSTPSKGATTPTSKQSNTVQPPSSTTPSASGKEEPKLATSGSLTSATSTSTTTTITNGIGVAKTTATTTTGSTTTTISSGTFTTSCTSTTTTTTSSISNGSKDLPKAMIKPNVLSHVIDGFIIQEANEPFPVTRQRYADKDVSDEPPKKKATMQEDIKLSGIASAPGSDMVACEQCGKMEHKAKLKRKRYCSPGCSRQAKNGIGGGGTAETNGLGSGGIVGVDAMALVDRLDEAMAEEKMQTESFQTISEALPIQAATPEVSPISMPVLAAMSTSSPLSLPLTLPLPIAIASTLPLPVVSAGVVTPVLALPSSNVNGTDRPPISSWSVEEVSNFIRELPGCQDYVDDFIQQEIDGQALLLLKENHLVNAMGMKLGPALKIVAKVESIKEVPPGDVKD; encoded by the exons ATGAATAAGAATATAGATATGAATTTAAGCATGAATATGAAGCATGCCCAACGCATTCGGAGCCGCCCCAA CAGTGGGGACGCAGAAAGTGAATCAGGAACAAGAATACGTACACCACCACCTTCACCGGAACCCACCACATGTGTAAAGGGTAACTCCAACACTCGCGTGGACCCCCAGCGGCCACTAAGGTGCCTGGAAACACTCGCCCAGAAGGCGGGCATCAGCTTCGACGAGGACTTTACCAAGAGTCCATCCCAATCGCCCAGTTCTAAGGCTGCACGTGGATCAGCCGGAACGCCATCCATCAGACGGCGCCACCCACTACTGCCGCTCAGCTGCAGATCGCCAAGCACACCCAACTCGAAGACAACCGGCCGCAAACTGGAGAAGTCACAGAGTCCAGCCCAACAGGTGGCGGCCGCCACCAATGTGCCGCTCCAGATCTCCCccgagcagctgcagcagttATATGCGAACAATCCCTACGCCATTCAGGTGAAGCAAGAGTTTCCCACGCACACGACCGGCAACAGTGGAACTGAGCTAAAGCATGCGACCAACATTATGGAAGttcagcagcagttgcagctgcagcagcagctgtcgGAAGCCAGTGGTGGAGGAGCAGCCTCGGCCGGCGCCGGAGGAGCAGCTAGTCCAGCCAACTCGCAGCAaagccagcaacagcagcactcCACAGCCATCAGCACCATGTCGCCGATGCAACTGGCAGCGGCCACAGGAGGAGTGGGCGGGGACTGGACGCAGGGAAGGACGGTGCAGTTGATGCAACCATCCACCAGCTTCCTGTACCCCCAAATGATTGTGTCGGGCAATCTGTTGCATCCAGGCGGCCTCGGTCAGCAGCCCATCCAGGTGATCACCGCCGGCAAGCCCTTCCAGGGCAACGGCCCCCAGATGCTTACCACCACGACTCAGAACGCCAAGCAAATGATCGGTGGCCAAGCGGGGTTCGCTGGCGGCAATTACGCCACATGTATTCCTTCGAACCACAATCAGTCGCCTCAGACGGTGCTCATCTCTCCGGTGAATGTCATCTCCCACtcgccacagcagcagcagaatctACTGCAATCAATGGCTGCCGCCgctcagcaacagcaactcacccaacagcagcagcaacagcttaaccagcagcaacagcaactcaaccagcagcagcaacagcaacagctgaCAGCTGCTCTGGCCAAAGTAGGAGTGGATGCGCAGGGCAAACTGGCTCAGAAAGTGGTTCAGAAAGTGACCACCACCAGCAGTACAGTGCAGGCGGCGACGGGTCCTGGATCCACTGGGTCGACACAGACCCAGCAGGTGCAGCAGGttcaacaacagcagcaacagaccACCCAAACTACTCAGCAGTGCGTCCAGGTTTCACAGTCGACTTTACCAGTCGGTGTAGGCGCACAGTCTGTTCAGACTGCCCAACTCCTGAACGCTGGCCAAGCGCAACAAATGCAGATCCCTTGGTTCTGGCAGAATGCGACAGGACTTCAGCCCTTTGGCTCCAACCAGATTATCCTGCGAAACCAGCCAGACGGGACCCAAGGCATGTTCATTCAACAGCAACCGGCGACGCAAACTTTGCAGACTCAGCAAAACC AGATTATCCAGTGCAACGTGACGCAGACGCCCACTAAGGCACGCACCCAACTGGATGCACTTGCTCccaagcagcaacagcagcaggtcGGCACTACCAAccagacgcagcagcagcaactagcAGTGGCTACTGCCCAgttgcaacaacagcagcagcaactcacTGCAGCAGCTTTGCAGCGGCCAGGAGCCCCGATCATGCCCCACAATGGAACTCAAGTGCGTCCGGCCAGTTCCGTATCCACGCAGACTGCACAGAACCAGAGCCTGCTGAAGGCCAAAATGCGCAACAAACAGCAGCCGGTGCGCCCCGCTTTATCCACATTGAAAACCGAAATCGGTCAGGTCGCAGGCCAAAATAAGGTGGTAGGTCACCTGGCCacagtgcagcagcagcaacaggcgaCGAATCTCCAGCAGGTGGTCAATGCGGCGGGCAACAA AATGGTTGTGATGAGCACAACGGGCACTCCCATCACACTACAGAATGGACAGACCCTTCATGCAGCCACTACGGCAGGAGTGGACAAGCAGCAACAGTTACAACTGATTGAGAAACAGCAGTTGCAACTGATCCAGAAACAGCAAATCCTACAGCAGCAAATGTTGCAACAGCAGATTGCTGCCATTCAAATGCAGCATCAACAggcccagcaacaacagcagcaacaggtcactcagcagcagcaggttaacgcccagcaacagcaagcggtggcgcaacaacaacaggcagtggcgcaggcgcagcaacagcaaagggagcagcagcagcaaggtGTCCAAGCCCAGGCGCAGCACCAACAGGCGCTCGCTAATGCCACTCAGCAAATCCTTCAGGTGGCGCCGAATCAGTTCATCACGTcccaccagcaacagcagcagcagcaacttcacAACCAACTGAtacagcagcaactgcagcaacaggcGCAGGCACAGGTTCAAGCCCAAGTGCAGGCTCAagcgcaacagcaacaacagcagcgagaACAGCAACAGAACATTATCCAGCAGATTGTAGTGCAGCAGTCGACTGGAGCGACAgcccaacaacagcagcagcaaacgcaGCAGCAGTCCGGTCAATTGCAACTGAGCAGCGTGCCCTTTTCAGTTTCATCATCGATGTCGGCGGACGATATTGCCGGAATAACATCCAGTGCCCTACAGGAGGCTCTCACGGCCTCTGGCGCCATCTTTCAGACAACCAAGCCGGGAACTTGCAGTTCCTCTTCACTCCCAACAAGCAGTGTGGTCACAATTACCAGCCAGAGTACCACACCTCTGGTCACCAGCAGTACAGTGGCCAGTATGCAACAGGCTCAGGCGCAAGGTACCCAGAtccaccagcatcagcagttAATCAGCGCCACAATTGCCGGAGgaaatcaacagcagcaacagcaactgggACTACCTTCACTTACACCCACCACGCCCTCACCTACAACAAATCCCATACTGGCCATGACCTCGATGATGAATGCCACAGTGGGTCACCTATCTACTGCTCCGCCCGTGAGTGTTTCTAGCACCGCTGTCACTCCATCAACGGGACAGCTGGTAACACTAAGCAGTGCTAGTAGCGGTGCAGGAGGAGGCTTTCCATCCACGCCAACAAAGGATACACCTTTGAAAGGGCCCACCGCGACCCTGGTGCCCATTAGTTCGCCCAAGACGCCAGTATCAGGAAAGGACACCTGCACTACCCCCAAATCCTCCACTACTGTCAGCGCATCCGTAGAAGCCAGTAGTTCCACAAGTGAAGCCCTGTCCAATGGAGAAGCCTCGGATAGGTCTTCCACGCCTTCAAAGGGCGCTACCACTCCCACCAGCAAGCAAAGCAATACAGTGCAGCCACCGAGTAGCACCACTCCCAGTGCCAGTGGGAAAGAAGAGCCCAAGCTGGCAACCTCCGGCAGCTTAACGTCCGCAACATCAACTTCTACCACGACGACGATCACCAATGGAATTGGAGTAGCCAAAACGACAGCTACGACCACTACTGGCTCAACCACCACAACCATCAGTTCTGGCACCTTTACTACAAGTTGTACCagcacaaccacaaccaccacgTCGAGCATCAGTAATGGATCGAAGGATCTCCCCAAGGCGATGATTAAGCCGAACGTCCTATCTCATGTCATCGATGGTTTCATCATCCAGGAGGCCAACGAACCATTTCCCGTCACTAGACAGCGATATGCAGACAAAGACGTCAGTGATGAGCCGCCAA AGAAAAAGGCAACGATGCAGGAGGACATCAAGCTAAGTGGAATAGCATCAGCTCCAGGCTCGGACATGGTTGCTTGCGAGCAGTGTGGAAAGATGGAGCACAAAGCGAAGCTCAAACGAAAGCGCTACTGCTCGCCAGGATGCTCGAGGCAGGCAAAGAACGGCATCGGAGGAGGTGGAACAGCAGAGACCAACGGCCTGGGATCAGGCGGTATAGTTGGGGTGGACGCCATGGCATTGGTGGACAGACTGGATGAAGCCATGGCCGAGGAAAAAATGCAGACAGAATCATTCCAGACAATATCCGAGGCATTGCCAATTCAAGCGGCTACACCGGAGGTTTCACCGATTTCAATGCCAGTGCTAGCGGCTATGTCTACATCTTCACCACTTTCGTTGCCCCTGACATTACCATTGCCGATTGCAATAGCTTCCACTTTGCCATTGCCAGTGGTTTCAGCTGGAGTGGTTACGCCGGTTCTAGCATTACCATCCTCCAATGTAAATGGAACCGATCGCCCTCCCATCAGCAGTTGGAGTGTGGAAGAAGTTAGCAATTTCATTCGAGAACTGCCTGGTTGTCAGGACTACGTGGACGACTTTATACAGCAGGAGATCGATGGCCAAGCGCTTCTGCTGCTCAAGGAGAACCATTTGGTAAACGCAATGGGCATGAAACTGGGTCCAGCACTAAAGATTGTGGCCAAGGTGGAGTCCATTAAGGAGGTCCCGCCAGGCGATGTAAAGGATTAA